One genomic region from Burkholderia latens encodes:
- the ccsB gene encoding c-type cytochrome biogenesis protein CcsB yields MDLTQVSSSRPGPAKAPNPAPLFDDRPFLARLSVIDWLFALALVVGAGYALVHYNEHMNYYDKAVMIGTVPALVALGWRWKPARLMMAAIAALSLLSIQIYQGDLARADSAFFLKYFLSSQSAILWMSALFVLATIFYWIGLLARSESGSAIGQKLTWVAVLMGFTGLMVRWYESYLIGADVGHIPVSNLYEVFVLFSLITALLYLYYEGHYGTRALGAFVLLVISAAVGFLMWYSVARDAQQIQPLVPALQSWWMKIHVPANFIGYGSFALSAMVSVAYLMKERGVLADRLPALEVLDDVMYKSIAVGFAFFTIATILGALWAAEAWGGYWSWDPKETWALIVWLNYAAWLHMRLMKGLRGAVAAWWALTGLLVTTFAFLGVNMFLSGLHSYGKL; encoded by the coding sequence ATGGATCTCACTCAAGTTTCCTCTTCCCGACCGGGGCCGGCCAAGGCCCCGAATCCGGCGCCGTTATTCGACGACCGTCCGTTCCTCGCCCGCCTGTCCGTCATCGACTGGCTGTTTGCGCTCGCGCTCGTGGTAGGCGCGGGCTATGCGCTCGTGCACTACAACGAGCACATGAATTACTACGACAAGGCGGTGATGATTGGCACGGTGCCGGCGCTCGTCGCGCTCGGCTGGCGCTGGAAGCCCGCGCGGCTGATGATGGCGGCGATCGCGGCGCTGTCGCTGCTGTCGATCCAGATCTACCAGGGGGATCTCGCGCGCGCCGATTCGGCGTTCTTCCTCAAGTACTTCCTGTCGAGCCAGTCGGCGATCCTGTGGATGAGCGCGCTGTTCGTGCTCGCGACGATCTTTTACTGGATCGGCTTGCTCGCGCGCTCGGAGTCGGGCTCCGCAATCGGCCAGAAGCTCACGTGGGTCGCCGTGCTGATGGGCTTCACGGGCCTGATGGTGCGCTGGTACGAGTCGTACCTGATCGGTGCCGACGTCGGGCATATTCCCGTGTCGAACCTGTATGAAGTGTTCGTGCTGTTCAGCCTCATCACCGCGCTGCTGTATCTGTATTACGAAGGCCACTACGGCACGCGTGCGCTCGGCGCGTTCGTGCTGCTCGTCATCAGCGCGGCCGTCGGCTTCCTGATGTGGTACTCGGTCGCGCGCGACGCGCAGCAGATCCAGCCGCTCGTGCCGGCGCTGCAAAGCTGGTGGATGAAGATCCACGTGCCCGCGAACTTCATCGGCTACGGCAGCTTCGCGCTATCGGCGATGGTGTCGGTCGCGTACCTGATGAAGGAGCGTGGCGTGCTCGCGGATCGCCTGCCGGCACTCGAAGTGCTCGACGACGTGATGTACAAGTCGATCGCGGTCGGTTTCGCGTTTTTCACGATCGCGACGATCCTCGGCGCACTTTGGGCTGCGGAAGCATGGGGCGGCTACTGGAGCTGGGACCCGAAGGAAACCTGGGCGCTGATCGTGTGGCTCAACTATGCGGCGTGGCTGCACATGCGCCTGATGAAGGGGCTGCGCGGCGCGGTCGCCGCATGGTGGGCGCTGACGGGCCTGCTCGTGACGACGTTTGCGTTCCTGGGCGTCAACATGTTCCTGTCCGGGCTGCATAGCTACGGCAAGCTGTAA
- a CDS encoding cytochrome c biogenesis protein ResB, translating to MSVTTSGLQSKSGQSVSKRAIELVSSMRFAIALLVVLSIASIVGTVLTQDDPYPNYVNQFGPFWADIFRSLGLYNVYSAWWFMLILIFLVVSISLCVVRNAPKMLADAKSWKDKVREGSLRAFHHKAEYTAPGTRASVAATLAAFVGKAGYKHVVRETDGATLISAKRGALTKWGYISAHLAIVVICVGGLLDSNLPIKFQMWMFGKSPVNTSATISEISPDHRLSASNPTFRGYAWVPEGQFVSTAILNQPSGSLIQDLPFSIQLNKFIVDYYTTGMPKLFASDIVVIDRETGQKIPARVEVNKPFTYKGVSIYQSSFQDGGSQMEMTAYPMTGGNAKTFAVKGTIGSSAPLQMPGADGDTIEFSDFRAINVENMADANGKPDVRGVAKTESLKEAFDERLGSGAKTSKPMQLHNIGSSVQYKIRGKDGQAREFNNYMLPVDMGGARVFLAGVRASPNDPFRYMRIPADSQDSIGEWMRLRAALEDPAVRADAAARFAQRSLPNTEAALRSRLQDSAFKVLTLFAASDDSVGRGVDGQPIGGFQAVATFIDRSVPKAEQEKAASLLLRMLEGSMWEVWQIARERAGEPAAQQGADTIRFVQNAINALSDSFLYGSPVYLQLDSFKQVQASVFQLTRAPGKNLVYLGSLLLVAGIFSMFYVRERRLWFWLKDAGSGVDVVMAMSTARKTFDFEKEFVQTRDAAGAALGAAPRDAAPAGAAAAARPPAGGGSDSENSTR from the coding sequence ATGAGCGTTACCACGTCGGGGTTGCAGTCGAAGTCGGGTCAGAGTGTGTCCAAGCGCGCGATCGAGCTGGTGAGTTCGATGCGCTTCGCGATCGCGCTGCTGGTGGTGCTGTCGATCGCGAGCATCGTCGGTACGGTCCTGACGCAGGACGACCCGTATCCGAACTACGTGAACCAGTTCGGCCCGTTCTGGGCGGACATCTTCCGGTCGCTGGGCCTGTACAACGTGTACAGCGCGTGGTGGTTCATGCTGATCCTGATCTTCCTCGTCGTGTCGATCTCGCTGTGCGTGGTCCGCAATGCGCCGAAGATGCTCGCGGACGCGAAAAGCTGGAAGGACAAGGTTCGCGAAGGCAGCCTGCGCGCGTTCCACCACAAGGCGGAATACACGGCGCCGGGCACGCGTGCGAGTGTCGCGGCCACGCTTGCCGCGTTCGTCGGCAAGGCCGGCTACAAGCACGTCGTGCGCGAAACCGACGGCGCGACGCTGATTTCCGCGAAGCGCGGCGCGCTGACGAAGTGGGGCTACATTTCCGCGCACCTTGCGATCGTGGTGATCTGCGTCGGCGGCCTGCTCGACAGCAACCTGCCGATCAAATTCCAGATGTGGATGTTCGGCAAGAGCCCGGTCAACACGAGCGCGACGATCAGCGAGATCTCGCCCGACCATCGCCTTTCCGCGTCGAATCCGACGTTCCGCGGCTATGCGTGGGTGCCGGAGGGCCAGTTCGTGTCGACCGCGATCCTGAACCAGCCGAGCGGTTCGCTGATCCAGGATCTGCCGTTCTCGATCCAGCTGAACAAGTTCATCGTCGACTACTACACGACCGGGATGCCGAAGCTGTTTGCGAGCGACATCGTCGTGATCGATCGCGAAACGGGGCAGAAGATTCCGGCGCGCGTCGAAGTCAACAAGCCGTTCACGTACAAGGGCGTGTCGATCTACCAGTCGAGCTTCCAGGACGGCGGCTCGCAAATGGAGATGACGGCCTACCCGATGACGGGCGGCAACGCGAAGACGTTCGCGGTGAAGGGCACGATCGGCAGCTCCGCGCCGCTGCAGATGCCAGGCGCGGACGGCGACACGATCGAGTTCTCGGATTTCCGCGCGATCAACGTCGAAAACATGGCCGACGCGAACGGCAAGCCCGACGTGCGGGGCGTCGCGAAGACGGAGTCGCTGAAGGAAGCGTTCGACGAGCGGCTCGGTTCGGGCGCGAAGACGTCGAAGCCGATGCAGCTTCACAATATCGGCTCGTCCGTGCAGTACAAGATTCGCGGCAAGGACGGCCAGGCGCGCGAATTCAACAACTACATGCTGCCGGTCGACATGGGCGGCGCGCGCGTGTTCCTCGCCGGCGTGCGTGCGAGCCCGAACGATCCGTTCCGCTACATGCGGATTCCGGCGGACAGCCAGGATTCGATCGGCGAATGGATGCGCTTGCGCGCCGCGCTCGAGGATCCGGCGGTGCGCGCCGATGCCGCAGCGCGCTTCGCGCAGCGTTCGTTGCCGAACACCGAAGCGGCGCTGCGCAGCCGCCTTCAGGACAGCGCGTTCAAGGTGCTGACCCTGTTTGCGGCGAGCGACGACAGCGTGGGGCGTGGCGTCGACGGGCAACCGATCGGCGGCTTCCAGGCTGTGGCGACGTTCATCGACCGCTCGGTGCCCAAGGCCGAGCAGGAAAAGGCCGCGAGCCTGCTGCTGCGTATGCTCGAAGGCTCGATGTGGGAGGTCTGGCAGATCGCGCGCGAGCGCGCCGGCGAGCCGGCCGCGCAGCAAGGCGCCGACACGATCCGCTTTGTGCAGAATGCGATCAATGCGCTATCCGATAGCTTTCTGTATGGATCGCCGGTCTATCTGCAGCTTGATTCGTTCAAGCAGGTGCAAGCTTCGGTATTTCAGCTGACGCGCGCGCCCGGCAAGAATCTGGTGTATCTTGGCAGCCTGCTGTTGGTCGCCGGCATCTTCTCGATGTTCTACGTGCGCGAGCGGCGCCTGTGGTTCTGGCTCAAGGATGCCGGCTCGGGCGTCGATGTGGTGATGGCGATGTCCACGGCCCGCAAGACCTTCGATTTCGAGAAAGAATTCGTGCAGACGCGCGACGCGGCCGGCGCAGCGTTGGGCGCCGCACCTCGCGATGCAGCGCCTGCCGGTGCGGCCGCGGCTGCCCGCCCGCCTGCCGGCGGCGGTTCCGATTCCGAGAATTCCACCCGGTAA
- a CDS encoding c-type cytochrome: protein MNRLCKSLMVLQVAAGFVGFVAEANAAEAAKKPDLDRGKAIAAQVCASCHGADGNSASGSFPKLAGQHPEYLVKQLNDFKAQPGAKGPARTNPVMVGFASALSADDMRNVAAYYGSQTTKLGTARDAATVPIGQKIYRGGIAEKGVPACASCHGPTGQGMPVQYPRLSGQWADYTVAQLNAFQQGAGARNNNEAMHQIASRLSDTEIKAVADYIAGLR, encoded by the coding sequence ATGAATCGACTGTGCAAGTCTCTGATGGTGCTTCAGGTTGCAGCAGGGTTCGTAGGTTTCGTAGCGGAGGCAAACGCGGCGGAGGCGGCAAAGAAGCCGGATCTGGACCGCGGCAAGGCGATTGCCGCGCAGGTGTGCGCGTCGTGTCACGGCGCCGACGGCAACAGTGCGTCGGGCAGTTTTCCGAAGCTCGCCGGCCAGCATCCCGAATACTTGGTCAAGCAGTTGAACGACTTCAAGGCCCAGCCGGGTGCGAAGGGGCCGGCGCGGACCAATCCGGTGATGGTGGGGTTCGCGAGCGCATTGAGCGCGGACGACATGCGCAACGTCGCCGCGTACTACGGATCGCAGACGACGAAGCTCGGCACCGCACGCGATGCGGCGACCGTGCCGATCGGCCAGAAGATCTATCGCGGCGGCATCGCGGAGAAGGGCGTACCGGCCTGCGCGAGCTGCCACGGGCCGACGGGGCAGGGAATGCCGGTGCAGTATCCGCGCCTGTCGGGGCAATGGGCGGATTACACGGTCGCGCAATTGAACGCGTTTCAGCAAGGGGCCGGTGCGCGTAACAACAACGAGGCGATGCATCAGATCGCTTCGCGCCTGTCGGACACCGAGATCAAGGCCGTCGCGGATTACATCGCCGGGCTGCGTTGA
- the yihA gene encoding ribosome biogenesis GTP-binding protein YihA/YsxC translates to MAFLLHQARFYTTVNHLRDLPPTVQPEIAFAGRSNAGKSTAINVLCNQKRLAFASKTPGRTQHINYFSIGPAAEPVANLVDLPGYGYAEVPGAAKAHWEMLLSSYLATRSQLCGLILMMDSRRPLTDLDRRMIEWFAPTGKPIHTLLTKCDKLTRQESINALRNTQKGLDAYRDQGVKGKLTVQLFSALKRTGLDEAHALIESWVRPSVADEKSEPVAK, encoded by the coding sequence ATGGCCTTTTTGCTCCATCAAGCCCGCTTCTACACGACCGTCAATCATTTGCGCGACCTGCCGCCGACGGTCCAGCCGGAAATCGCGTTCGCGGGCCGCTCGAATGCCGGCAAATCGACGGCGATCAACGTGCTGTGCAATCAGAAGCGGCTCGCGTTCGCGTCGAAAACGCCCGGCCGCACGCAGCATATCAACTACTTTTCGATCGGCCCGGCCGCCGAGCCGGTCGCGAACCTCGTCGACCTGCCCGGCTACGGTTATGCGGAAGTGCCGGGGGCCGCGAAGGCCCACTGGGAAATGCTGCTGTCGTCCTACCTCGCGACGCGCTCACAACTGTGCGGCCTGATCCTGATGATGGACTCGCGCCGTCCGCTGACCGATCTCGATCGCCGGATGATCGAGTGGTTCGCGCCGACCGGCAAGCCCATTCACACGCTGCTGACGAAGTGCGACAAATTGACGCGGCAAGAGAGCATCAACGCGCTTCGGAACACGCAAAAGGGGCTCGACGCGTACCGCGATCAGGGCGTGAAGGGCAAGCTGACGGTCCAGCTGTTCTCGGCGCTGAAGCGCACGGGGCTCGACGAGGCGCACGCGCTGATCGAGAGCTGGGTGCGGCCGTCCGTCGCCGACGAAAAAAGCGAGCCTGTAGCAAAATGA
- the hemB gene encoding porphobilinogen synthase, producing the protein MSFHPLHRPRRMRRDDFSRRLMRENRLTTDDLIYPVFVVDGTNERQSVPSMPGVERVSVDLLMHVAEQCVELGVPVLSLFPAIEPSLKTPDGREAANPDGLIPRAVRELKKHFPELGVLTDVALDPYTSHGQDGVLDENGYVINDDTIEILVDQARAQAEAGVDIVAPSDMMDGRIGAVREMLESDGHIHTRIMAYSAKFASAFYGPFRDAVGSASNLGKGNKMTYQMDPANSDEALREVRLDIDEGADMVMVKPGMPYLDIVRRVKDEFRFPTYVYQVSGEYAMLKAAAMNGWLDHDKVVLESLLAFKRAGADGVLTYFALDAARLLKAQR; encoded by the coding sequence ATGAGCTTCCATCCGCTTCATCGTCCGCGCCGGATGCGCCGCGACGACTTCTCCCGGCGCCTGATGCGCGAAAACCGCCTGACCACCGACGATCTGATCTACCCGGTATTCGTCGTCGACGGCACGAATGAACGCCAGAGCGTGCCGTCGATGCCCGGCGTCGAGCGCGTGTCGGTGGATCTGCTGATGCACGTCGCCGAGCAATGCGTCGAACTCGGCGTGCCGGTGTTGTCGCTGTTCCCGGCCATCGAGCCGTCGCTGAAGACGCCCGATGGGCGCGAAGCAGCCAACCCCGACGGCCTGATTCCGCGCGCGGTGCGCGAGCTGAAAAAGCACTTCCCCGAACTCGGCGTGCTGACCGACGTCGCACTCGATCCGTACACGAGCCACGGCCAGGATGGCGTGCTCGACGAAAACGGCTACGTGATCAACGACGACACGATCGAGATCCTGGTTGACCAGGCACGCGCGCAGGCGGAAGCCGGCGTCGACATCGTCGCGCCGTCGGACATGATGGACGGCCGCATCGGTGCGGTACGCGAAATGCTCGAAAGCGATGGCCACATCCATACGCGGATCATGGCTTACTCGGCGAAGTTCGCGTCGGCGTTCTACGGTCCGTTCCGCGATGCGGTGGGTTCGGCGTCGAACCTGGGCAAGGGCAACAAGATGACCTATCAGATGGATCCGGCGAACAGCGACGAAGCGCTGCGCGAAGTGCGCCTCGACATCGACGAAGGCGCCGACATGGTGATGGTCAAGCCGGGCATGCCGTATCTCGACATCGTGCGCCGCGTGAAGGACGAGTTCCGCTTCCCGACCTACGTGTACCAGGTGAGCGGCGAATACGCGATGCTGAAGGCCGCCGCGATGAACGGCTGGCTGGATCACGACAAGGTCGTGCTCGAATCGCTGCTCGCGTTCAAGCGCGCCGGGGCCGATGGCGTGCTCACGTACTTCGCGCTCGATGCCGCGCGTCTGCTGAAGGCTCAGCGCTAA
- the dsbD gene encoding protein-disulfide reductase DsbD, translated as MFNGMALSVRVHALRVLAVLLSFMFVLGVGGLSVARAADDFLDPSVAFKFSATESPGQVDVRFKVANGYYLYRERFAFAVKSGQATLGDPQFPAGHVKFDQTFQKEVETYRDEVVIRVPVKQAAGPFELAVTSQGCADEGICYPPAEHVVKVDGAALGAPTAAAGAAASGNWFDKVTSADFAQSLLEGHGFFTIVALYFVAGVVLSLLPCSYPMIPIVSAIIIGQGTRATHARGFALSLTYVVGMALVYTVLGIAAALVGQSLGAWLQNPWVLGAFGVLLTAFAIALISGKDIALPERWQNGAAEASRARQGGHFAAVAAMGALSALVVGACMTAPLFAVLAFIAHTGNALLGGAALFAMGLGLGVPLLVVGVGAGTVLPRAGAWMDGVKVFFGIVLLAAALWIVWPVLAGGLKMVLAALWLLVAAAALGLFTPHAGVASIWRRLGRGLGAALAIWAATLLVGLAAGSDDPVKPLAVLAARTVASGAASVDGAPSAQGGPAFAPVRSSGELDTLLKTSARPVMLDFYADWCVSCKEMEHLTFTDSRVQARLAQLHLVRADVTANNADDQALLKRFNLFGPPGIIFFDRNGNEIGRVVGYQAAETFLRSLDRAAVPTV; from the coding sequence ATGTTTAACGGTATGGCGCTTTCCGTGCGTGTGCACGCGCTGCGGGTCCTCGCAGTCCTGTTGTCGTTCATGTTCGTGCTGGGCGTGGGCGGACTGTCGGTCGCGCGCGCGGCCGACGATTTTCTCGATCCGTCGGTCGCGTTCAAGTTCAGCGCGACCGAATCGCCGGGGCAGGTGGACGTCCGTTTCAAGGTCGCGAACGGCTATTACCTTTACCGCGAGCGGTTTGCGTTCGCGGTGAAGAGTGGTCAGGCCACGCTCGGCGATCCCCAATTTCCTGCCGGTCACGTGAAGTTCGACCAGACGTTCCAGAAGGAAGTCGAAACCTATCGCGACGAGGTCGTGATCCGCGTGCCGGTCAAGCAGGCAGCGGGGCCGTTCGAGCTCGCGGTCACGTCGCAGGGCTGCGCGGACGAAGGCATCTGCTATCCGCCTGCCGAACACGTCGTGAAGGTCGACGGTGCGGCGCTGGGCGCGCCCACGGCGGCCGCCGGCGCAGCCGCTTCGGGCAACTGGTTCGACAAGGTGACGAGCGCGGATTTCGCGCAGTCGCTGCTCGAGGGGCACGGCTTCTTCACGATCGTCGCGCTGTATTTCGTCGCCGGCGTCGTGCTGAGTCTGCTGCCGTGTTCGTATCCGATGATTCCGATCGTGTCGGCGATCATCATCGGCCAGGGCACGCGCGCGACGCATGCGCGCGGCTTTGCGCTGTCGCTCACGTATGTGGTCGGCATGGCGCTCGTCTATACGGTACTCGGCATCGCGGCGGCGCTGGTCGGCCAGAGCCTCGGCGCATGGCTGCAGAACCCGTGGGTGCTCGGCGCGTTCGGCGTGCTGCTCACCGCGTTCGCGATAGCGCTGATCTCGGGGAAGGACATCGCGCTGCCCGAGCGCTGGCAGAACGGCGCGGCCGAAGCGTCGCGAGCGCGTCAGGGTGGCCACTTCGCCGCGGTCGCCGCGATGGGTGCGTTGTCGGCGCTCGTCGTCGGCGCATGCATGACGGCGCCGCTATTTGCGGTGCTCGCGTTCATCGCGCACACCGGCAATGCGCTGCTCGGCGGTGCCGCGCTGTTTGCGATGGGCCTCGGGCTCGGCGTGCCGCTGCTCGTCGTCGGCGTCGGCGCGGGCACGGTCCTGCCGCGCGCCGGCGCATGGATGGACGGTGTGAAGGTGTTCTTCGGGATCGTGCTGCTTGCCGCCGCACTGTGGATTGTGTGGCCGGTGCTCGCGGGCGGTCTGAAGATGGTGCTCGCCGCGTTGTGGCTGCTCGTCGCGGCCGCGGCGCTCGGCCTGTTCACCCCGCATGCGGGCGTCGCGTCGATCTGGCGCCGCCTCGGCCGCGGCCTCGGCGCCGCGCTCGCGATCTGGGCGGCGACGCTGCTCGTCGGGCTCGCCGCGGGGTCCGACGACCCGGTCAAGCCGCTGGCCGTCCTCGCGGCACGCACGGTTGCGTCGGGCGCTGCATCAGTCGACGGCGCGCCGTCCGCGCAGGGCGGCCCCGCGTTTGCGCCGGTGCGTTCCAGCGGCGAACTGGACACGTTGCTGAAGACGTCCGCGCGGCCCGTGATGCTCGATTTCTATGCGGACTGGTGCGTAAGTTGCAAGGAGATGGAGCATCTGACGTTTACCGACTCGCGCGTGCAGGCTCGGCTCGCGCAGCTTCACCTCGTGCGTGCGGACGTCACCGCGAACAACGCGGACGATCAGGCGCTGCTCAAACGCTTCAATCTTTTTGGACCGCCGGGGATCATCTTCTTCGATCGCAACGGCAACGAGATCGGCCGCGTGGTCGGCTATCAGGCCGCCGAGACGTTCCTGCGCAGCCTCGATCGGGCGGCGGTGCCGACGGTTTGA
- the cutA gene encoding divalent-cation tolerance protein CutA, which yields MVVVLMLTTVPDAATAQALVNGALDARLAACVSELGAIKSRYHWQGKVETADEIQLLFKTSPVRALELERFILAHHPYETPEILSWQTTASAAYGQWVTSETQRLFHV from the coding sequence ATGGTTGTGGTGCTGATGCTGACGACGGTGCCCGATGCGGCGACGGCCCAGGCACTGGTCAACGGCGCGCTTGATGCGCGTCTTGCCGCATGCGTGTCGGAACTCGGGGCGATCAAGTCGCGCTATCACTGGCAGGGCAAGGTCGAAACGGCCGACGAGATCCAGTTGCTGTTCAAGACGAGCCCCGTGCGCGCGCTCGAACTGGAGCGATTTATTCTCGCGCATCATCCTTACGAGACACCGGAAATCCTCTCGTGGCAGACGACTGCGTCGGCCGCGTACGGCCAGTGGGTGACCAGCGAAACTCAACGTCTATTTCATGTTTAA
- the rplQ gene encoding 50S ribosomal protein L17 — protein MRHRHGLRKLNRTSSHRLAMLRNMSNSLIEHEVIKTTLPKAKELRKVVEPLITLGKKPSLANRRLAFNRLRDRDSVAKLFDVLGPRFANRPGGYLRVLKFGFRVGDNAPMALVELLDRPEVDETENVQEAE, from the coding sequence ATGCGCCATCGTCATGGTCTGCGGAAACTGAACCGCACGAGCAGCCACCGTCTGGCTATGCTCCGTAACATGTCCAACTCGCTGATCGAGCACGAAGTCATCAAGACGACGCTGCCGAAGGCGAAGGAACTCCGTAAAGTCGTCGAGCCGCTGATCACGCTCGGCAAGAAGCCGTCGCTGGCAAACCGTCGCCTGGCATTCAACCGCCTGCGCGATCGCGACTCGGTCGCGAAGCTGTTCGACGTGCTCGGTCCGCGTTTCGCGAACCGTCCGGGCGGCTACCTGCGCGTGCTGAAGTTCGGCTTCCGCGTCGGCGACAACGCACCGATGGCACTCGTCGAGCTGCTGGATCGTCCGGAAGTCGACGAAACGGAAAACGTGCAAGAAGCTGAATAA
- a CDS encoding DNA-directed RNA polymerase subunit alpha, whose translation MQTSLLKPKIIAVESLGENHARVVMEPFERGYGHTLGNALRRVLLSSMVGYAPTEVTIAGVVHEYSTLDGVQEDVVNLLLNLKGVVFKLHNRDEVTVTLRKEGEGVVTAGDIELAHDCEVINPNHVIAHLSKGGKLDVQIKIEKGRGYVPGNVRRYGEDTAKIIGRIVLDASFSPVRRVSYAVESARVEQRTDLDKLVMNIETSGVITPEEAIRQSARILVDQLSVFAALEGTETAAEAPSRAPQIDPILLRPVDDLELTVRSANCLKAENIYYIGDLIQRTENELLKTPNLGRKSLNEIKEVLASRGLTLGMKLENWPPAGLDK comes from the coding sequence ATGCAAACCAGTTTGCTGAAACCCAAGATCATCGCCGTGGAATCGCTTGGCGAGAACCACGCGAGGGTGGTCATGGAACCGTTCGAACGCGGTTACGGCCACACCTTGGGCAATGCGCTTCGCCGCGTGCTGCTGTCGTCGATGGTTGGCTACGCGCCGACCGAAGTGACGATCGCGGGCGTGGTGCACGAGTACTCGACGCTTGATGGCGTGCAAGAGGACGTCGTCAACCTGCTGCTGAACCTGAAGGGTGTGGTGTTCAAGCTGCACAACCGTGACGAAGTGACGGTGACCCTGCGCAAGGAAGGCGAAGGCGTCGTCACGGCCGGCGATATCGAGCTGGCGCACGATTGCGAAGTCATCAACCCGAATCACGTGATCGCACACCTGTCGAAGGGCGGCAAGCTCGACGTTCAGATCAAGATCGAGAAGGGTCGCGGCTACGTGCCGGGCAACGTCCGTCGCTACGGCGAAGACACGGCCAAGATCATCGGCCGCATCGTCCTCGACGCATCGTTCTCGCCGGTTCGCCGCGTGAGCTACGCAGTCGAAAGCGCACGTGTCGAGCAGCGTACCGACCTCGACAAGCTCGTGATGAACATCGAGACGAGCGGCGTGATCACCCCGGAAGAGGCGATCCGTCAGTCGGCCCGCATCCTGGTCGACCAGCTGTCCGTATTCGCGGCGCTGGAAGGCACGGAAACGGCTGCCGAGGCACCGTCGCGTGCACCGCAGATCGATCCGATCCTGCTGCGTCCGGTGGACGATCTCGAGCTGACGGTTCGTTCGGCGAACTGCCTGAAGGCCGAGAACATCTACTACATCGGCGACCTGATCCAGCGCACGGAAAACGAGCTGCTGAAGACGCCGAACCTCGGTCGCAAGTCGCTCAACGAGATCAAGGAAGTGCTCGCTTCGCGCGGTCTCACGCTGGGCATGAAGCTCGAAAACTGGCCGCCGGCTGGTCTCGACAAGTAA
- the rpsD gene encoding 30S ribosomal protein S4 — protein sequence MARYIGPKAKLSRREGTDLFLKSARRSLADKCKLDSKPGQHGRTSGARTSDYGTQLREKQKVKRIYGVLERQFRRYFAEADRRKGNTGENLLQLLESRLDNVVYRMGFGSTRAEARQLVSHKSITVNGVVANVPSQQVKAGDVIAIREKAKKQARIIEALSLAEQGGMPSWVAVDAKKFEGTFKQMPERADIAGDINESLIVELYSR from the coding sequence GTGGCACGTTATATCGGCCCTAAGGCCAAGCTGTCCCGCCGTGAAGGCACCGACCTGTTCCTGAAGAGCGCGCGCCGCTCGCTCGCCGACAAGTGCAAGCTCGACAGCAAGCCGGGCCAGCACGGCCGTACCTCGGGCGCACGTACGTCCGACTATGGTACGCAGCTGCGCGAAAAGCAGAAGGTCAAGCGTATTTACGGCGTGCTGGAGCGTCAGTTCCGCCGCTACTTCGCTGAAGCCGACCGTCGCAAGGGCAACACGGGTGAAAACCTGCTGCAACTGCTCGAGTCGCGCCTCGACAACGTCGTGTATCGCATGGGCTTCGGCTCGACCCGCGCTGAAGCGCGTCAGCTGGTGAGCCACAAGTCGATCACCGTGAACGGCGTCGTCGCGAACGTGCCGTCGCAGCAAGTGAAGGCTGGCGACGTCATCGCGATCCGCGAAAAGGCGAAGAAGCAGGCGCGTATCATCGAAGCGCTGTCGCTGGCCGAGCAAGGCGGCATGCCGAGCTGGGTTGCAGTCGATGCGAAGAAGTTCGAAGGCACGTTCAAGCAAATGCCGGAACGCGCTGACATCGCAGGCGACATCAACGAAAGCCTGATCGTCGAATTGTATTCGCGTTAA
- the rpsK gene encoding 30S ribosomal protein S11, whose protein sequence is MAKASNTAAQRVRKKVKKNVAEGVVHVHASFNNTIITITDRQGNALAWATSGGQGFKGSRKSTPFAAQVAAESAGRVAMEYGVKNLEVRIKGPGPGRESAVRALHGLGIKITAISDVTPIPHNGCRPPKRRRI, encoded by the coding sequence ATGGCTAAGGCTTCGAACACCGCGGCGCAACGCGTTCGCAAGAAGGTTAAGAAGAACGTCGCTGAAGGCGTGGTTCACGTTCACGCGTCGTTCAACAACACGATCATCACGATCACCGATCGCCAGGGCAATGCGCTGGCATGGGCGACGTCCGGCGGCCAGGGCTTCAAGGGCTCGCGCAAGTCGACGCCGTTCGCTGCTCAGGTTGCTGCTGAGTCGGCCGGTCGCGTCGCGATGGAATACGGCGTGAAGAATCTGGAAGTGCGGATCAAGGGCCCGGGCCCGGGCCGTGAGTCGGCAGTGCGTGCACTGCATGGCCTCGGCATCAAGATCACCGCGATTTCGGACGTCACCCCGATTCCGCACAACGGCTGCCGTCCGCCGAAGCGCCGTCGTATCTAA